One Thermodesulfobacteriota bacterium DNA window includes the following coding sequences:
- a CDS encoding ABC transporter ATP-binding protein encodes MLKIDNLVKDYTSGFLRKKVRVLQDVSFSVNRGEIFGFVGPNGAGKTTTFKVILGFVSITGGRVELMGEPLGDVEVKRKIGYLPENPYFYDYLTGEELLHYMGELHGVNGDRLSRRADYLLEKVKMTHARKIQLRKYSKGMLQRVGIAQALINDPEFLILDEPMSGLDPIGQREIRELILEQKELGKTILMSSHILSDVEALCERVAIIINGKVVKIGELGKLFEDMHSIYEMLLRVEDETVLDYLSDLNVTIEKRAGLIVLKFDEGIKSRVLEVLSGSGVDIIALHPLRKSLEGLFVEEAKKDGHVES; translated from the coding sequence ATGTTAAAGATAGATAATCTAGTAAAGGACTATACTTCGGGGTTCTTGAGGAAGAAGGTTAGAGTTCTGCAAGATGTGTCATTTTCGGTTAACAGAGGGGAGATCTTTGGTTTTGTTGGACCGAATGGCGCGGGAAAAACCACCACGTTTAAGGTTATTCTCGGCTTCGTCTCTATTACGGGCGGGAGGGTTGAATTAATGGGTGAGCCCCTAGGAGATGTCGAAGTGAAGAGGAAGATAGGTTATCTGCCCGAAAATCCGTATTTCTATGATTACCTGACCGGCGAAGAGCTATTGCATTATATGGGGGAATTACATGGTGTAAATGGAGACAGGCTCTCCAGACGGGCTGATTATCTGCTTGAAAAGGTAAAAATGACCCATGCCAGAAAGATTCAGCTTCGAAAGTATTCCAAAGGCATGTTGCAGAGGGTTGGAATTGCTCAGGCTTTGATAAATGACCCCGAGTTCTTGATCCTGGATGAGCCAATGAGTGGCCTTGATCCCATCGGACAGAGAGAAATCAGAGAATTAATTCTGGAACAAAAAGAACTAGGCAAAACCATTCTTATGAGTTCGCATATTCTTTCCGATGTAGAAGCGCTTTGCGAAAGAGTGGCAATTATTATTAATGGGAAGGTAGTAAAAATTGGCGAACTCGGAAAGCTTTTTGAAGATATGCATTCAATCTATGAGATGCTTTTAAGGGTAGAAGATGAAACGGTTCTCGATTATCTGAGCGATCTCAACGTAACCATTGAAAAAAGGGCGGGTCTTATAGTTCTGAAATTTGACGAGGGTATTAAATCTAGGGTTTTAGAGGTTCTTTCAGGATCTGGTGTAGACATAATAGCACTCCATCCATTGAGAAAATCACTAGAGGGACTTTTTGTTGAAGAGGCTAAAAAGGATGGTCATGTTGAGTCATGA
- a CDS encoding prepilin-type N-terminal cleavage/methylation domain-containing protein, producing MRFKFKELGRSERGYTIIELLIVAAIIGILLAIAIPNLIKARISANEANARKAMQTLRDAEGEFFEQDADNNGTRDFTDLIGDTPPSLDGSLRCPDDGSGVAAAACAGNEQDALVDNSFTGAITTAGDGSAALTSDCPDSKAGYCVGWTGDSDDGIDAADWARVGSDPILQSDFGFESSPNSVQKSGRRDYGVWGDGVIRCTTSTQPSSNQGTFEASRDESSGGFSGACD from the coding sequence ATGAGATTTAAGTTTAAGGAATTAGGTAGAAGTGAAAGGGGATATACCATTATCGAGCTTTTGATCGTAGCGGCGATAATCGGTATCCTCCTTGCCATAGCGATACCAAACCTTATTAAGGCGAGGATTTCGGCAAACGAGGCGAATGCCAGAAAGGCTATGCAGACCCTCAGGGATGCCGAGGGCGAGTTTTTTGAGCAGGACGCGGACAATAATGGTACGAGAGACTTTACAGATTTAATAGGTGATACCCCTCCGTCGCTAGATGGTTCTCTACGGTGCCCTGACGACGGATCAGGCGTGGCTGCAGCTGCGTGCGCGGGTAATGAACAGGATGCGCTCGTAGATAACAGCTTTACGGGAGCCATAACCACCGCTGGTGATGGGAGTGCGGCACTTACGTCTGATTGTCCTGATTCAAAGGCGGGCTATTGTGTCGGTTGGACCGGAGATTCTGATGATGGTATTGATGCCGCGGATTGGGCAAGAGTCGGTAGTGACCCGATTCTACAGTCGGACTTCGGCTTTGAATCATCGCCTAATTCGGTACAGAAGAGCGGGAGAAGGGATTACGGCGTCTGGGGAGATGGTGTGATAAGGTGTACAACTTCTACCCAACCGTCAAGTAATCAGGGGACCTTTGAAGCTTCCCGTGACGAGAGTTCTGGTGGATTTTCTGGAGCTTGTGATTAA
- a CDS encoding helix-turn-helix transcriptional regulator, whose protein sequence is MIKCNLSTILGAKRMTRTKLLRKSGISLTSLKPFYDDTWKGIRRETLDALCKALDCDVGDLISFENSDRERTDG, encoded by the coding sequence TTGATCAAGTGCAATTTGTCAACGATCCTCGGTGCAAAGAGGATGACTAGAACCAAATTATTGAGAAAGTCTGGCATTTCTCTTACAAGTCTGAAGCCTTTTTACGACGACACCTGGAAAGGAATCAGAAGGGAAACTTTAGACGCCTTGTGCAAGGCATTGGATTGTGACGTAGGTGACTTAATATCTTTCGAGAATTCTGACCGAGAGAGAACTGATGGTTGA
- a CDS encoding L-dopachrome tautomerase-related protein, translated as MGIKEFVLVFAIIFTASSFGEVEIVAKFENRPGNPAVTPDGRKIVSMQPIDNPSYRVVEILPDGSSKPFPSETWASAVGSDGIGMQAVIGIKADTNGIVWMLDMGGNEYAPKLVGWDTKKDTLKRIIVFPASASRPNSFHQDMAIDTKRNMAYIADMTRGDLTGESLPAIVVIDLDTGLVRRVLEGNAHFAPGNEQIVIDENSFATKTSNGETVPLFLGLNPITIDINNEWVYFGSINGKGLFRIPAFALTDPNLSDDELDRLIEPYGEKRSSDGISIDRNGNVYITDIENHAIGVANPEGYRMLVKDDKLLKWPDGMAFGPDGWLYVTVNQLNLHPLLNRGNEGGNPPYYLIRVKPLADSTVGR; from the coding sequence GTGGGTATAAAAGAATTTGTACTGGTTTTTGCCATAATTTTTACAGCTTCTTCTTTTGGAGAAGTTGAAATTGTTGCAAAATTTGAAAATCGCCCTGGTAACCCCGCAGTTACGCCAGATGGTCGAAAGATAGTAAGCATGCAGCCCATTGACAACCCTTCATACCGAGTTGTTGAAATACTTCCAGACGGTTCCAGCAAGCCTTTTCCATCTGAGACATGGGCTAGCGCTGTGGGATCCGACGGAATCGGTATGCAAGCGGTTATAGGAATAAAGGCTGATACCAATGGCATAGTCTGGATGCTCGACATGGGAGGTAATGAATATGCTCCCAAACTTGTGGGATGGGATACGAAGAAAGACACCCTTAAAAGAATAATAGTTTTCCCTGCGTCAGCGTCTCGACCAAACTCATTTCATCAGGATATGGCAATCGATACCAAGCGCAACATGGCATACATAGCGGATATGACACGCGGAGACCTAACAGGCGAAAGTCTCCCTGCAATCGTAGTAATAGACCTTGATACGGGCCTTGTGCGCCGTGTACTTGAAGGGAATGCCCATTTCGCGCCTGGCAATGAACAAATTGTCATAGATGAAAACTCCTTTGCTACAAAAACCTCAAACGGTGAGACCGTCCCCCTCTTTCTGGGATTGAATCCCATCACCATTGATATAAATAATGAGTGGGTGTATTTTGGCTCTATTAATGGAAAGGGGCTTTTCAGAATCCCGGCATTCGCATTGACCGATCCAAATCTTTCTGATGACGAACTTGATAGATTGATTGAACCCTATGGAGAGAAGAGAAGCAGCGATGGAATAAGCATCGACCGTAACGGAAATGTCTACATTACCGATATTGAAAATCATGCGATAGGGGTGGCTAATCCTGAAGGATATCGAATGCTTGTAAAGGATGACAAGCTTCTAAAATGGCCAGATGGAATGGCCTTCGGTCCAGACGGTTGGCTGTATGTAACAGTAAATCAGCTTAATCTTCATCCGCTACTTAATCGTGGAAATGAAGGAGGAAATCCACCCTATTACCTTATCAGGGTTAAGCCCCTTGCCGATAGCACCGTCGGACGGTAA
- a CDS encoding extracellular solute-binding protein encodes MNRRTLLAISIFFIMVITNFSTLEAEEQKPSELNIIWHSGVLGDLLNEMGKEYTKQTGVVINVDLVPWAKWHDTIAADFASKEGKYDLVIFDSQSMSEFASRGNILLLNPYLEKSNTLRIKDYDPRSIVEYAEYPEGSSKFYALPINQDAMGLVYRRDLLESPEEKANFKARYGYDLAVPKTYGQLKDIAEFFTRPEKNLYGIALYGSRDYDAVTSAFNNVLWSFGGDLWNPETKKAEGVINSQASVAALEYFKKLFDYAPPGAANWYYDEVNNAINGGNVAMGINWYYFFNTYVDPKVNKMADKMGFAPLPGEKDINGNFHQYNSVGGQGISISKYSNNVDEAWKFLEWLMSNPRQWEWVRGGGQTGRVDILNSPDYENATPYNSIFPISMSRVKDYWHLVEYPQLLDMYQKNINLAITGGMSPKEALDNVAKEQQALLDKTSEYGILDIDSIARSLPPDSDSMVTDKRLIDRPDAGVRVFRVNREVPRHYHTKSDEHLYVISGKARFVIAEDEPRVVSAGDLIFFKKGTYHGVIEILERPLIVLSFDVPQRDPKDVVFEKATTQKLLETK; translated from the coding sequence ATGAACAGGAGAACATTACTCGCTATTTCAATCTTTTTTATCATGGTGATTACAAATTTTTCTACCTTAGAAGCTGAGGAACAAAAACCCTCGGAACTCAATATAATCTGGCATTCTGGTGTCCTGGGTGACTTGTTGAATGAAATGGGCAAGGAATACACGAAGCAAACAGGCGTAGTCATCAACGTTGATTTAGTTCCATGGGCCAAATGGCATGACACAATTGCAGCCGATTTTGCATCAAAAGAAGGGAAATATGATCTTGTAATATTCGACAGTCAGTCAATGAGCGAATTTGCTTCGAGAGGCAACATTTTATTATTGAACCCCTACTTGGAAAAGAGTAATACTTTAAGAATTAAGGACTACGATCCGAGATCCATAGTCGAGTATGCGGAATATCCCGAAGGGTCAAGCAAATTTTATGCTTTGCCCATCAATCAGGATGCCATGGGTCTGGTGTATAGAAGGGATCTATTAGAAAGCCCCGAGGAAAAGGCAAACTTCAAGGCAAGATACGGCTATGATCTGGCGGTTCCCAAAACTTATGGCCAGTTGAAGGACATTGCCGAATTCTTCACACGTCCTGAAAAGAACCTCTATGGTATCGCCTTATATGGCAGCCGGGACTATGATGCAGTTACCAGCGCTTTTAACAATGTTCTTTGGTCTTTCGGCGGTGATTTATGGAACCCCGAAACAAAGAAGGCCGAAGGGGTAATTAATTCCCAAGCATCTGTAGCAGCGTTAGAATACTTCAAGAAATTGTTCGACTACGCACCTCCAGGGGCAGCCAATTGGTACTACGACGAAGTCAATAATGCAATTAACGGTGGGAATGTCGCGATGGGTATCAACTGGTATTACTTCTTCAATACCTACGTTGACCCTAAAGTAAATAAGATGGCCGATAAGATGGGCTTTGCGCCCCTTCCGGGCGAAAAGGATATCAATGGCAATTTCCATCAGTACAATTCGGTGGGAGGTCAAGGAATAAGTATCTCAAAGTATTCGAACAATGTAGATGAAGCCTGGAAATTTCTTGAATGGTTGATGAGTAATCCGAGACAGTGGGAATGGGTTCGAGGGGGGGGCCAAACTGGTAGGGTTGATATTCTGAACTCACCTGATTACGAAAACGCAACTCCCTATAATTCCATTTTCCCGATTTCGATGAGTCGGGTGAAGGATTACTGGCACCTCGTTGAATATCCTCAACTTCTGGATATGTATCAGAAGAATATCAACTTAGCGATCACTGGCGGTATGTCCCCGAAAGAGGCCTTGGATAATGTTGCTAAAGAACAACAGGCTCTATTAGATAAGACAAGTGAATATGGAATATTAGACATTGACTCTATAGCCAGGAGCTTACCTCCAGATAGCGATAGCATGGTTACAGACAAAAGATTGATAGACAGGCCCGATGCGGGAGTCAGGGTATTCAGGGTTAACCGAGAAGTGCCAAGGCATTATCATACTAAATCTGACGAACATCTATACGTTATATCAGGAAAAGCTCGCTTCGTAATCGCGGAAGATGAGCCTAGGGTTGTTTCGGCTGGAGATCTTATATTCTTTAAGAAAGGTACATATCACGGTGTAATTGAAATCTTGGAACGCCCTCTTATTGTTTTGTCTTTTGACGTGCCCCAGCGTGATCCCAAAGACGTGGTGTTTGAGAAAGCTACTACTCAAAAGCTCCTGGAAACCAAATGA
- a CDS encoding class I SAM-dependent methyltransferase, translated as MILNKIEFSFINSRTRAFIQDKFELKDIRRLSSLPSNKVVLEIGCGNGTGARLIKRYFSPLKIYAVDLDQRMISMAKRYNADDSIIFELGDATKLRFMDEQFDAVFDFGVIHHIPNWEDCVRELNRVLKISGELIVEDFSIETFETATGKILRKLTNHPYERMYRRKDLIECMKNSGFEIMQEKRYHPLHLIKYFLMIAKRIE; from the coding sequence ATGATACTTAATAAGATTGAGTTTTCTTTTATAAATAGTCGTACAAGGGCTTTTATCCAGGATAAATTTGAACTGAAGGATATTAGGAGATTATCATCTTTGCCTTCAAACAAAGTCGTGCTCGAAATTGGGTGTGGTAATGGGACTGGAGCAAGATTGATAAAAAGATATTTTTCTCCACTAAAGATTTATGCAGTAGATTTAGATCAAAGAATGATAAGCATGGCTAAACGGTATAATGCTGACGATTCCATTATCTTTGAATTGGGGGATGCCACAAAGTTGAGATTTATGGATGAACAGTTTGATGCTGTATTTGATTTTGGGGTCATTCATCATATACCAAATTGGGAGGACTGCGTAAGAGAATTAAATAGAGTCTTGAAAATAAGTGGGGAGTTAATCGTGGAGGATTTTTCAATAGAAACATTTGAGACGGCGACCGGCAAGATCTTGAGAAAACTGACTAATCACCCCTATGAGAGAATGTACAGAAGAAAGGACCTAATTGAGTGCATGAAAAACTCAGGTTTTGAGATTATGCAGGAAAAAAGATATCATCCCCTGCATTTGATTAAATATTTTCTTATGATTGCAAAAAGAATCGAATAA